The Raphanus sativus cultivar WK10039 chromosome 2, ASM80110v3, whole genome shotgun sequence DNA segment AGAGTTTCATGCGAGCTCCACAAATAGTAGACCAAAAATAGGAACGTGAACAAAAAAGCAAATCTCTAAtcacttttatatattttcctgATTTCTTTTGCAGTAAAATGATCTAGTGACGTTATAGGAATGTGATGGTTTcaaacaaaatacataaaaagaaGCTACAAGTGACAAATGACgatacacttttatttttattttagacaaTAAAGAACTACAATGAAACGGATATATCAACGACAGAATTAAAATCAATCACTCTGAATATGTAGATTACGATCACTACAAACGGAACTTATAAAAGGAGAGCGAGGAGGAAAGAAGAAGCAGCACCAATATGAAAGGAGCTTGGCAACATCATAGTCGAAGCTGCGGATGTTGAGTTGCGAGGCGCTCCGTTTCTTATCCGCTTTCTCATGACCACTGCAAGATTCCTCGAGCCATGCTCGTTAGCAGAACACAAAAGAAGAGTCTCGGAGACGAAGAAGAGGAATATGATGGAAAGAAGGAGTATGCGTCTGGCTTTGATCTCGCTCATCTTTGGCTATTTTCTTTTGCTTAGTTCTGATGAATGTGTTGATTATGtgaattatattatgtgattatATAGATAATGCAGAGTAGTTGTTATTAAAGTAAATCAATGATGATGGAAAAAGTCTTATTCGGAgggataaatataaaattaacatacGCGCTACAGCTAGTTGCCTGAGTGGGGAAACGAGTCAATGttgcaatattttatttttatcagtgTTGCATTATTGACCAACGTAGCACAAAGCCATCACAGGCACAAAATGTGACAATGTTCATTAAATTAcataaccaaaaaaacatatctGTATCTCGAAGAACAGAGAAAGAACAGTTTGATTAACTAATGCGATCAAAACTAATTTCAGTTTCATTCAAACGGTAACAAACTTTTAGCCGAAAGAAACCGAAACAAATTGCAAATCTGTACAAATTAAACAAATCAATCGAGATAATAATTGTTTGGAAATTTTCAGTTGAATTGTACTTCCAAGTATGTAAAATTTTCATCCGATCAACACGTACAAATTTGTTCAACTAATCTTTTGACTATTAGTTTTGTTTGTAGAAACCAAATACATACGATACAGAGACTATTACAAATTAAGCCGAAACAAAACTTGGTGTTATAGATcagaaaccaaatcaaatcaaacaaaagaaagaactgAATGGCAACTGAAGACCTATGTAGAAGGGTGATTTGAAATTAAGTTAATTTGAATTTCTTGGAGGTAGAAAAGAAGATTAAAGACAACTGGACATGTTTCTTTTGTGTCTAAATTTGACTCCACCTCATGTTTATTTCTTCCACTTCTGATCTTTTGTCATTGCAAATACTAGGTACTTTTCATAAATCCAGTCTGATGTGCCAGTAAAATCCCACTAAATAACGCATATGGTTTTTGTGAGAGTAAAAAACAAAGCTTACAAAGATTGTGTTGACATCACATACTCCATTCGTTATTTCATGATTAATCTTCttctcaatattttaaaattctttccttcttaaccattttttattgtttaaatcaTGCATTCGTAATTTGCTCATTTCAACACCAAAAAGCAATATTAATTCGGCAACCATATAATACTACAGAATCGGTCgacacaaaaaaaactatagaatCAGTCCAAGAGTCAATAGTCAATAGTACGTGTAGAGGCGACACTTGTTGAAAAAGACAAATTCGTGCGAGAAACTCTAAACAAGTACGCCCAAAATAGTAACACCTTTGAAAACGTTATTTTCTCACATGTGACCAAAACCTGCGAATGCACATGACATGAACCAATGGTTCTGAGTCACTAATAGCTACTAGCTAGAGTCATCTCGGTCGTCGTTTGGTCTTAACAAATTCGAAGCCGCAACTGCAGTGACCAGGCACAGGCAGGCTCTCATGAGGTGCTTATAGAATCATGCAATGGATAACCGAGAAGACTGGTGACGATAcgcttttgtttttattattgacAAGAAAGAATACGTAATGGAACACACGAGTTAAAAACAGAGTTTGAGAccatttgatatatatttacataaccAATTAAACAgacaaaattaaagaaaaaacataaaatgcaaTCACTATGTATCTTTAAATCACAATCATATACAAACAGAAACTATAAAAGGAGAGCGAGGACGAAAGAGGAAACAGCACCCATATGGAAGGAGCTTGGGAACGTCAGAGTTGAAGCTGAGGATGTTGAGTTTCGATTGCTAGGCCCTCTGTATTTTACCCCTTTTCTCATAACCACTGCAAGATTCCTTGAGCCATGCTCGTTAGCTGAACACAAAAGAATAGTTtccgagaagaagaagaggaacatGAGAGAGAGGAGGAGTACGCGTCTGACTTTGATCTCACCCATATCTGGCTTTCTGTCTTTAGCTTAATATCTGATGAAAGTGATTTATAAAAGATAAGAAATGGGAATGCCAATATTTATAATGATGAAAAGACTTCTCATGGGTGGGTTTAGTTATTAAGTTAAATTACGCGCTACAGGATAGTGGCCGTGTGGGCAGCCTTAGCCAGCCAGCCAATGTCGAAAATATTGACCTTCATAGATACAAAAAAGGTCggaagtcaaacacaaaacccATTCCACGCACGAGACatgttttgtttaaacaaaCGTTACATGCAATTAAGTCTTTTATGTTTGAGCATCCACTTGGAAAAAAGCAGACCAAGACAAGACAGAGTCTTGTAACGTAGAAGAAGAAGCCCAACTTTATTCAAGTGTTTTGTTTACCGTTTCGTTTTGTATGACTCGGCATTATCGATAAGAGCCCAATACTACACATTCCATTTTAGGGTTCTTTCTTTTCCTCTCCCTTCATCTCTAGCTACTTATTCAAATACATGTACAAGGCTTAGAGTTGTGAGGCATGACTTTCTGAGCACATCATGGCCTCCCAAAGTGATAACACCGTGAACATCTGATCCTTGTATTTTGATAACTGGAGGAAATGTAACAATTTTAAGAGAATGCCTTTCTTGGTTAATTGCACAAGTATTTCCTTTACTGATCAAAAACATGACCAACTTCCAAGACAAAGATAAGTCTGTGCTACAACACATTTTATTATGAGATGATTAATGTCAAAAGGATAAACTGAGATCATATGTTCGGTAAACAATATTACAACAGGTTCGTGATGGCATTTCCAATCACGCTATATAAAACTACAAAGAAGGCTGTTTCTCCTGCAACATTGTTGAGTGTTGTTCCAAGTATTCTTTGCTGTTCATCTCTGTTAACCTGTGAAAAGCATCAGAGATCATTAGTCAAACTCTTTAAGACTACATAACAGAGTAAAAATGCAACAGTTGCTAGATCGTACCTGCTAATGGTCCTGTCTTTAGCAAAACCAAGCTCGTTGTCCACGCATAGGTCGATATCATCACTCTTCCTTGATCTTGAAGAGGTTCTTGGTGCTATTTGCTGCGCATCAGCTATTGTCACTATACTCTCCAGCAGTTCTAGAGGGCTACCCTCTGCTGTGCATAGGAGCCTGGCTTTGGTTTCATACATCACCTGTAAGCAATTTTCGTCAGAAAAAGATTCCTGGAAATTCAATGTAGAAAGGAGAGA contains these protein-coding regions:
- the LOC130508132 gene encoding uncharacterized protein LOC130508132, producing MSEIKARRILLLSIIFLFFVSETLLLCSANEHGSRNLAVVMRKRIRNGAPRNSTSAASTMMLPSSFHIGAASSFLLALLL
- the LOC130503867 gene encoding uncharacterized protein LOC130503867 is translated as MGEIKVRRVLLLSLMFLFFFSETILLCSANEHGSRNLAVVMRKGVKYRGPSNRNSTSSASTLTFPSSFHMGAVSSFVLALLL